The Azospirillum baldaniorum genome contains a region encoding:
- a CDS encoding MFS transporter, with translation MTDTSARLSIGFSWIGHALMHIVSALFLTVVLALEREWKLPYDELIRLWTLGALMIGVGAPLAGWLGDRWSECRMMAVFFLLTGAGTIACGLTDGPEALLWALAVLGLGSSIYHPVGMAWMVKNATNRGKALGYQGIFGTIGIASAAVVAGGLTEWLGWRSAFLIPGAVCLGLGVVLALLIATGKVEDRQGDVKPIPKASRGDVIRAFFVLSVTMVCAGLMFNAMQVVLPKLFEARLSDLLGGSTLGVGGVVTAVYLFAALPQLIGGHLADKYPLKRIYTLCLLVQVPMMAAVAVLADLPLVGAAALVVVASQVQIPAENLLLARYTPEKHRGLAYGAKFILSFGAGPLAVQLVALVYERTGEFVMLYITLSVLALVAFAAALLLPRDRDVPAKPAAAPMAAAE, from the coding sequence ATGACCGACACATCGGCGCGGCTGTCGATCGGCTTTTCCTGGATCGGCCACGCGCTGATGCACATCGTGTCGGCCTTGTTCCTGACCGTCGTCCTGGCGCTGGAGCGGGAATGGAAGCTGCCCTACGACGAGCTGATCCGGCTGTGGACGCTCGGCGCGCTGATGATCGGCGTCGGCGCGCCGCTGGCCGGCTGGCTGGGCGACCGCTGGAGCGAATGCCGGATGATGGCGGTCTTCTTCCTGCTGACCGGGGCGGGGACCATCGCCTGCGGCCTGACCGACGGCCCGGAGGCTCTGCTGTGGGCGCTGGCGGTGCTCGGGCTCGGCTCCTCCATCTACCACCCGGTGGGCATGGCCTGGATGGTCAAGAACGCCACCAACCGCGGCAAGGCGCTGGGCTACCAGGGCATCTTCGGCACCATCGGCATCGCCTCGGCGGCGGTGGTGGCCGGCGGTCTGACCGAATGGCTGGGATGGCGCTCCGCCTTCCTGATTCCGGGTGCGGTCTGCCTGGGGCTGGGCGTCGTTCTGGCCCTGCTGATCGCCACGGGCAAGGTCGAGGACCGCCAGGGCGACGTGAAGCCGATCCCCAAGGCCTCGCGCGGCGACGTGATCCGCGCCTTCTTCGTGCTGTCGGTGACGATGGTCTGCGCCGGGCTGATGTTCAACGCCATGCAGGTGGTGCTGCCGAAGCTGTTCGAGGCGCGGCTGAGCGACCTGCTGGGCGGCAGCACGCTGGGCGTCGGCGGCGTGGTGACGGCGGTCTATCTGTTCGCCGCCCTGCCGCAGCTCATCGGCGGGCATCTGGCGGACAAGTACCCGCTGAAGCGCATCTACACCCTGTGCCTGCTGGTCCAGGTGCCGATGATGGCGGCGGTGGCGGTCCTGGCCGATCTGCCGCTGGTCGGTGCGGCGGCTCTGGTCGTCGTCGCCTCCCAGGTGCAGATCCCGGCGGAGAATCTTCTGCTCGCCCGCTACACCCCGGAAAAGCACCGCGGGCTGGCCTATGGGGCCAAGTTCATCCTGTCCTTCGGCGCCGGCCCGTTGGCCGTGCAACTCGTCGCCCTGGTCTATGAGCGGACGGGCGAATTCGTCATGCTCTACATCACGCTGTCGGTGCTTGCGCTGGTCGCCTTCGCGGCGGCGCTGCTGCTGCCGCGCGACCGGGACGTTCCGGCCAAGCCCGCCGCCGCGCCGATGGCGGCGGCGGAGTGA
- the cutA gene encoding divalent-cation tolerance protein CutA translates to MEFVFAYITAGSRDEARRIGRALVEERLAACANIFDGMTSIYRWQDAIEEATETVLIAKTRAELFDRLTARVRELHSYEVPCVVELRVGRGNPAYLDWLRDETA, encoded by the coding sequence ATGGAATTCGTCTTCGCCTACATCACCGCCGGATCGCGGGACGAGGCCCGGCGCATCGGCCGCGCGCTGGTCGAGGAGCGGCTGGCCGCCTGCGCCAACATTTTCGACGGCATGACCTCCATCTACCGCTGGCAGGATGCCATCGAGGAAGCCACGGAAACGGTTCTGATTGCCAAGACGCGGGCGGAGCTGTTCGACCGGCTCACCGCGCGGGTGCGGGAGTTGCACAGCTACGAGGTGCCCTGCGTGGTCGAGCTGAGGGTGGGGCGCGGCAACCCGGCCTATCTGGACTGGCTGCGCGACGAGACCGCCTGA
- a CDS encoding isopentenyl transferase family protein yields MQLSDLGHRICILGPSNSGKSTLAEAIARQRGFPVVHLDRLYHAPNTDWQPRPTEEFVALHDAAIAGERWVMEGNYSRCIPQRFQRATGLIYLDVPMPLSLLRYFRRTLFERERRGALEGRRDSIKWEMIRHIAVTTPRNRARNLRTFDQADLPKIRIDSARDLNAWYRRWDLTR; encoded by the coding sequence ATGCAGCTCTCCGACCTCGGCCACCGCATTTGCATTCTCGGGCCGTCCAACAGTGGAAAATCCACGCTTGCCGAAGCGATCGCGCGGCAGCGCGGCTTTCCCGTCGTCCATCTCGACCGGCTGTACCACGCCCCCAACACGGACTGGCAGCCGCGGCCGACCGAAGAATTCGTCGCCCTCCACGACGCAGCCATCGCCGGCGAGCGCTGGGTCATGGAGGGAAACTACTCACGCTGCATTCCGCAGCGTTTCCAGCGGGCGACGGGCCTGATCTACCTGGACGTGCCCATGCCGCTCAGCCTGCTGCGCTACTTCCGCCGAACCCTGTTCGAACGGGAACGGCGCGGCGCGCTGGAGGGCCGACGGGACAGCATCAAGTGGGAAATGATCCGCCACATCGCCGTCACCACCCCGAGAAACCGGGCGCGGAACCTGCGGACCTTCGATCAGGCCGACCTGCCGAAGATCCGGATCGACTCCGCGCGCGACCTGAACGCGTGGTACCGGCGCTGGGACCTTACGCGATAA
- a CDS encoding PAS domain-containing protein, producing MSLLHRLLLLVFVAMIPAAVIEVKNELALRAAREAEVGRDALHLAALFEAEQHRMIDGLRQVLSTLVTADPVRAPGSPACQALMDDLRASYPGHLGIVIAGLDGVVRCATDRASLGISIADRDYFRDALDSGRMTLGEHVFRRTDGRSAMPVALGFKDAEGRPAGVVTAMTDISWIADFLSQRPLSGNARITLVDRRDRVVAQVPPLPNQTGPNQTGPNQTDGGVLSPSVIALLSREDPGVAEVTGPDGRPRIVAYQPTGRSLDGVGVVVCLDKGEALGPIRGAMLQAMTGIAMVLLLTLLAVWWGASRFLRRPVAALVATAERWKGGDLTARSGVAKQSSELGTLARAFDGMAEELARQQQVREQANALAHKTAAVLGSITDGVFEVDRQWRITFINERARTLIAGGRDLIGQDLWDVFPEVATSAFGENYRRAMKDQTPVEFEEYCTAFESWFAVRAFPSPDGLAVFFQDTTARKWGEAALVSANREKNALLAQLNSLLQNAPVGFAFFDRERRYIRINEQLADANGILAEAHMGRTLADLLPVVGASVEPLIDRVFDTGEPIPYREVMGETPREPGVTRHWLIALFPVHEGIEVAAVGAVVMEVTDLRRAETARRQSDERFRSVFELAAVGIERVGLDGRILDVNAKICDIVGYPREELLRRTYRDITDPADLPAEEQLIERLLSGELASYALEKRYRRKDGGAVWVRVTSSLARITGTEPAYRITVAEDITERKAMEAELRSARDEAERANLAKSKFLAAASHDLRQPLQSLFFFAAALSAHVGSPAGTKILTHLEQGLDALKGLLDSLLDVSRLDAGVVTPVFEDFDIGEVLDPIRAAYAPVAAGKGIGWQVEVAAGRVRSDRTLLGRLLRNLVENAIRYTDSGLVRVQCRPDGRFLSIVIQDTGMGIPDDHLERIFEEFHQVGNPERDRNQGLGLGLAIVRRLSRLLDHPVEVRSAVGKGSAFRVLVPMGETVVAAAAGAGGAAPGMGQGRLAVLVDDDAIVLMGLQLILTEWGYAVLAAGSADQAMERLSAQTRVPDIVIADYRLREGRIGTEVILRVRERYGSGVPGVILTGETAPDCLLDATAHGLTVIHKPVTPRELAAAVDQQLKAVPA from the coding sequence ATGAGCCTTCTTCACCGCCTGTTGCTGCTCGTCTTCGTGGCGATGATTCCGGCGGCCGTCATCGAGGTGAAGAACGAGTTGGCCCTGCGCGCCGCCCGGGAGGCCGAGGTGGGGCGGGACGCCCTGCACCTCGCCGCGCTGTTCGAGGCGGAACAGCATCGGATGATCGACGGGCTGCGGCAGGTGCTGAGCACGCTGGTGACGGCCGATCCGGTGCGCGCCCCCGGTTCCCCGGCCTGTCAGGCGCTGATGGACGACCTGCGCGCGTCGTATCCCGGTCATCTTGGCATCGTGATCGCCGGGCTGGACGGGGTGGTGCGTTGCGCGACCGATCGCGCCTCGCTGGGAATTTCCATCGCCGACCGCGACTATTTCCGCGACGCGCTGGACAGCGGTCGGATGACCCTGGGCGAACATGTCTTCCGCCGGACGGACGGGCGCTCCGCCATGCCCGTCGCGTTGGGCTTCAAGGACGCGGAGGGGCGGCCGGCCGGCGTCGTGACGGCGATGACCGATATCTCCTGGATCGCCGATTTCCTGTCCCAGCGGCCGCTGTCCGGCAACGCGCGGATCACGCTTGTGGATCGACGCGACCGGGTGGTCGCCCAGGTGCCGCCCCTGCCGAACCAGACGGGGCCAAACCAGACGGGGCCGAACCAGACGGATGGCGGCGTACTGTCCCCATCGGTTATCGCGCTGCTCTCCCGCGAGGACCCTGGCGTCGCCGAAGTGACCGGGCCGGACGGCCGGCCGCGCATCGTCGCCTATCAGCCGACCGGCCGGAGCCTGGACGGCGTCGGCGTCGTGGTCTGTCTCGACAAGGGCGAGGCGCTGGGACCGATCCGCGGCGCGATGCTTCAGGCAATGACCGGCATCGCCATGGTGCTGCTGCTGACGCTGCTCGCCGTCTGGTGGGGCGCCAGCCGGTTCCTGCGGCGGCCGGTGGCGGCGCTGGTCGCGACGGCGGAGCGCTGGAAGGGCGGCGACCTGACGGCGCGCAGCGGCGTGGCGAAGCAGTCGTCCGAACTCGGCACGCTGGCCCGCGCCTTCGACGGCATGGCCGAGGAACTGGCCCGCCAGCAGCAGGTCCGGGAACAGGCCAACGCGCTGGCCCACAAGACGGCCGCCGTTCTGGGCAGCATCACCGACGGCGTGTTCGAGGTGGACCGCCAGTGGCGCATCACCTTCATCAACGAGCGAGCCCGAACGCTGATCGCCGGGGGGCGCGACCTGATTGGCCAGGATCTGTGGGACGTCTTTCCGGAGGTCGCCACCAGCGCCTTCGGCGAGAATTACCGCCGCGCCATGAAGGATCAGACACCCGTCGAGTTCGAGGAGTATTGCACGGCCTTTGAGTCCTGGTTCGCCGTGCGCGCCTTCCCGTCGCCGGACGGGCTGGCCGTCTTCTTCCAGGACACCACCGCCCGCAAGTGGGGGGAGGCCGCGCTGGTTTCGGCCAACCGGGAAAAGAACGCACTGCTGGCGCAGTTGAACAGCCTGCTGCAGAACGCGCCGGTCGGTTTCGCCTTCTTCGACCGTGAGCGCCGCTACATCCGCATCAACGAGCAACTGGCCGACGCCAACGGCATCCTGGCGGAGGCCCACATGGGCCGCACGCTGGCGGACCTGCTTCCCGTCGTGGGCGCCAGCGTCGAGCCGCTGATCGACCGGGTCTTCGACACCGGCGAGCCGATTCCCTACCGGGAGGTGATGGGCGAGACGCCCCGGGAGCCGGGCGTGACGCGCCATTGGCTGATCGCCCTGTTTCCCGTGCATGAGGGGATCGAGGTCGCGGCGGTCGGCGCCGTCGTGATGGAGGTCACCGACCTGCGCCGGGCCGAGACGGCGCGCCGCCAGAGCGACGAACGGTTCCGGTCGGTCTTCGAACTGGCGGCGGTGGGCATCGAGCGGGTGGGGTTGGATGGCCGCATCCTCGACGTCAACGCCAAGATCTGCGACATCGTCGGCTACCCGCGGGAGGAGTTGCTGCGGCGGACCTACCGCGACATCACCGACCCGGCCGATCTGCCGGCGGAGGAACAACTGATTGAGCGGCTGCTGTCCGGAGAATTGGCCAGCTACGCCCTGGAGAAGCGCTACCGCCGCAAGGACGGCGGGGCGGTGTGGGTGCGGGTGACCTCGTCGCTCGCCCGGATCACCGGCACGGAGCCGGCCTACCGCATCACCGTCGCCGAGGACATCACCGAGCGCAAGGCGATGGAGGCCGAGCTGCGTTCCGCCCGCGACGAGGCGGAGCGCGCCAACCTCGCCAAGTCCAAGTTCCTGGCGGCAGCCAGCCACGACCTGCGCCAGCCGCTCCAGTCGCTGTTCTTCTTCGCCGCCGCCCTGTCGGCCCATGTCGGGTCCCCCGCCGGCACCAAGATCCTGACCCATCTGGAGCAGGGGCTGGACGCGTTGAAGGGGCTGCTGGACAGCCTGCTCGACGTGTCGCGCCTCGACGCCGGGGTGGTGACGCCGGTGTTCGAGGATTTCGACATCGGGGAGGTTTTGGACCCCATCCGCGCCGCCTACGCGCCGGTCGCCGCGGGCAAGGGCATCGGCTGGCAGGTGGAGGTCGCCGCCGGGCGGGTGCGCAGCGACCGCACGCTGCTGGGCCGGCTGCTGCGCAATCTGGTCGAGAACGCCATCCGCTACACCGACAGCGGGCTGGTGCGGGTGCAGTGCCGGCCGGACGGGCGCTTCCTGTCGATCGTCATCCAGGACACCGGCATGGGCATTCCCGACGATCATCTGGAGCGCATCTTCGAGGAGTTCCATCAGGTCGGCAACCCGGAGCGGGACCGCAACCAGGGGCTCGGCCTCGGCCTTGCCATTGTACGGCGCCTGTCGCGGCTGCTGGACCATCCGGTGGAGGTGCGTTCCGCGGTGGGCAAGGGCTCGGCCTTCCGGGTTCTGGTGCCGATGGGCGAAACGGTGGTCGCCGCCGCCGCGGGGGCGGGAGGTGCGGCACCGGGAATGGGGCAGGGCCGCCTCGCCGTGCTGGTGGACGACGACGCCATCGTGCTGATGGGGCTTCAGCTGATCCTGACGGAGTGGGGGTATGCGGTGCTGGCGGCGGGCAGCGCCGATCAGGCCATGGAGCGTCTGTCGGCACAGACCCGCGTTCCCGACATCGTGATCGCCGATTACCGGCTGCGCGAGGGGCGGATCGGGACCGAGGTGATCCTGCGTGTGCGCGAGCGCTACGGCAGCGGGGTTCCGGGGGTGATCCTGACCGGGGAGACGGCGCCGGACTGCCTGCTGGACGCCACCGCCCACGGGCTGACGGTGATCCACAAGCCGGTGACCCCCCGTGAACTGGCGGCGGCGGTGGACCAGCAATTGAAGGCCGTGCCGGCGTGA
- a CDS encoding FAD/NAD(P)-binding protein, giving the protein MSARPSKRRIAIIGAGFTGSVLAAHLMRRADEPTSLHLIERTPSVGAGLAYSTPNATHLLNVRAYNMSAYPDDPRHFLRWLWAQDGGVLDDKAGAVPPSGHAFVSRARYGAYIQDVLREAMAAAPPHVSLTVSQAEAVDIASDARGTRLRLGNGTSLSVDTAVLCIGNFAPSPPPVPAPEVYASSRYVASPWDWPALATIAPDAPVLILGTGLTMVDTVLSLEDQGHRGPIVALSRRGLLPQTHEETRPFKSFIHPQVMPRTVLDVMIALKADVRRARETGFDWRSAFDALRPYHHLIWSHLPTEERRRFLRHVRPYWEVHRHRIAPEVAARIAALCANGRLTIRAGRLQTLSLVPNGVEATVRARGAEGTVWTRSVGAIVNATGTECDFSRIAHPLVKALLTRGLARPDPLRLGLDVTVDGALIGEDGQASDRLFALGPVSRPPFWEMTAVPELRNQCAQAARHIAGLRRSTYPLAEPAFLGARAVP; this is encoded by the coding sequence TTGTCAGCACGCCCTTCGAAACGCCGCATCGCCATCATCGGAGCCGGCTTCACCGGCAGCGTCCTCGCCGCACACCTGATGCGTCGCGCCGATGAGCCGACCAGCCTGCACCTGATCGAGCGCACGCCCAGCGTCGGCGCCGGCCTCGCCTACTCGACACCCAACGCCACGCATCTGCTGAACGTGCGCGCCTACAACATGAGCGCCTATCCGGACGACCCACGGCACTTCCTCCGCTGGCTGTGGGCGCAGGACGGAGGGGTGCTGGACGATAAGGCCGGAGCGGTGCCGCCCAGCGGCCATGCCTTCGTCTCCCGCGCCCGCTACGGAGCCTACATCCAGGACGTTCTTCGGGAGGCCATGGCCGCCGCGCCGCCCCACGTCTCGCTCACCGTGTCCCAGGCGGAAGCGGTGGACATCGCGTCGGACGCGCGGGGCACCCGGCTGCGGCTGGGCAACGGGACCAGCCTGTCGGTGGACACGGCGGTTCTGTGCATCGGCAACTTCGCCCCCTCGCCGCCGCCGGTCCCGGCGCCGGAAGTCTACGCCTCCAGCCGCTACGTGGCCTCGCCCTGGGACTGGCCGGCGCTGGCCACCATCGCCCCCGACGCGCCCGTGCTGATCCTGGGGACCGGGCTGACCATGGTGGACACCGTCCTGTCGCTGGAGGACCAGGGACACCGCGGCCCGATCGTCGCCCTGTCGCGCCGCGGCCTGCTGCCACAGACGCACGAGGAGACGCGGCCCTTCAAGAGCTTCATCCACCCGCAGGTGATGCCGCGCACCGTGTTGGACGTGATGATCGCCCTGAAGGCCGACGTCCGCCGCGCGCGGGAGACGGGGTTCGACTGGCGGTCGGCCTTCGACGCGCTGCGCCCCTACCATCACCTGATCTGGAGCCACCTGCCGACCGAGGAACGGCGGCGCTTCCTGCGCCACGTCCGCCCCTATTGGGAGGTCCACCGCCACCGCATCGCGCCCGAGGTGGCGGCCCGCATCGCCGCCCTCTGCGCCAACGGGCGGCTGACCATCCGCGCCGGCCGCCTTCAGACGCTGAGCCTCGTTCCGAACGGGGTGGAGGCGACCGTCCGCGCCCGCGGGGCGGAGGGAACCGTCTGGACCCGGTCGGTGGGGGCCATCGTCAACGCCACCGGCACCGAGTGCGACTTCAGCCGGATCGCCCATCCGCTGGTCAAGGCGCTGCTGACTCGCGGCCTGGCGCGGCCCGACCCGCTGCGGCTGGGGCTGGACGTCACCGTGGACGGCGCCCTGATCGGCGAGGACGGGCAGGCATCGGACCGGCTGTTCGCGCTCGGCCCGGTCAGCCGGCCGCCCTTCTGGGAGATGACCGCTGTGCCCGAACTGCGCAACCAATGCGCCCAGGCCGCCCGACACATCGCCGGACTGCGGCGGTCCACCTACCCTCTGGCGGAGCCGGCCTTTCTGGGCGCACGGGCGGTGCCCTGA
- a CDS encoding cupin domain-containing protein yields the protein MSDKPPACVPPDAPPTAPVLDPAAVRAKLGATDYPEPFRAAVAGRLRKRLGNPLGITNFGVNLTRLEPGAASALRHWHTRQDEFVYVLDGELTLVTDAGETVLRPGMCAGFPAGKPDGHQLVNRSDEPATYLEVGDRSAGDEAHYPDEDLRYDSVTDLFTHRDGTPW from the coding sequence TTGTCAGACAAGCCCCCCGCCTGCGTCCCGCCCGACGCGCCGCCCACCGCCCCAGTCCTCGACCCCGCCGCGGTCAGGGCGAAGCTCGGCGCCACCGACTATCCGGAGCCGTTCCGCGCGGCGGTTGCCGGGCGCCTGCGCAAGCGGCTGGGCAACCCGCTGGGGATCACCAACTTCGGCGTGAACCTGACCCGGCTGGAGCCGGGCGCCGCCTCCGCCCTGCGGCACTGGCACACCCGCCAGGACGAGTTCGTCTATGTGCTGGACGGCGAGCTGACCCTGGTCACCGACGCCGGCGAGACGGTCCTGCGTCCCGGCATGTGCGCCGGCTTCCCAGCCGGAAAGCCAGACGGGCATCAGCTCGTCAACCGCTCCGACGAACCGGCGACCTACCTGGAGGTCGGCGACCGCAGCGCGGGGGACGAGGCGCATTACCCGGACGAGGATCTGCGCTACGACAGCGTGACGGATCTCTTCACGCATCGCGACGGCACCCCCTGGTGA
- a CDS encoding dienelactone hydrolase family protein, whose product METTLYIPPLGLAGQFEAPADFAAAVIFAHGTSSGRKSPRNVRVAARLREAGFATLLMDLLTEGEKADPANQFDVHRQSEHLLLAVRHLRATTAVERKPIGFFGAGSGAASALIAAGRAAEHDSIGAVVCRGGRPDLAEEWLNAVAAPTLLVVGGKDAPALDLNNDAFSRLHCTKALEVVPGAGRLFEETGKLDQVADSARSWFTTHLLKAANG is encoded by the coding sequence ATGGAGACGACGCTCTACATTCCACCGCTCGGCCTTGCGGGCCAGTTCGAAGCGCCCGCCGATTTCGCGGCGGCGGTGATCTTCGCCCATGGCACCTCCAGCGGACGGAAGAGCCCGCGCAACGTCCGCGTCGCCGCGCGATTGCGCGAGGCCGGATTCGCCACGCTGCTGATGGACCTGCTGACCGAGGGAGAGAAGGCCGACCCGGCCAACCAGTTCGATGTCCACCGCCAGTCCGAACACCTGCTGCTGGCCGTCCGCCACCTGCGCGCGACCACCGCGGTGGAGCGCAAGCCAATCGGCTTCTTCGGCGCCGGGTCCGGAGCGGCGTCGGCGCTGATCGCGGCGGGTCGCGCCGCGGAGCACGACAGCATCGGCGCCGTGGTCTGCCGCGGCGGTCGGCCCGATCTGGCGGAGGAGTGGCTGAACGCCGTCGCCGCCCCCACCCTGCTGGTGGTCGGCGGCAAGGACGCGCCGGCGCTGGACCTCAACAACGACGCCTTCAGCCGGCTGCACTGCACCAAGGCGCTGGAGGTCGTGCCGGGGGCCGGGCGCCTGTTCGAGGAGACGGGGAAACTGGATCAGGTGGCCGATTCCGCGCGCTCCTGGTTCACCACCCATCTGCTCAAGGCTGCCAACGGCTGA
- a CDS encoding alpha/beta hydrolase has product MPQLEILSHRPVGPAKPVPLLFVHGAFCGGWIWDEHFLPWFAERGWEAHAVSLRGHGASEGRERLNSFGIVDYIEDVLAAADACSAPPVLIGHSMGGMVVQRTLIRRRFPGAVLMASAPPHGLLESTMRLAWSDPYVFQQMGMLMTFSNGIEPEAVRRAMFSDRVPLELAKRYEPLMQEESQRVLLDIGGWIPFPLLPARGVPVAVLGAEEDRLIPKDQVEATARAFRTEPIFYPAMGHCMMLEPGWESVAHDIVDWVETAVLKTQAPKTTEPQRRAPDTGVRAAAD; this is encoded by the coding sequence ATGCCCCAGCTCGAAATCCTCAGCCACCGCCCCGTTGGACCGGCCAAGCCCGTGCCCCTGCTGTTCGTCCATGGCGCCTTCTGCGGTGGCTGGATCTGGGACGAGCATTTCCTGCCCTGGTTCGCCGAGCGGGGGTGGGAGGCGCACGCCGTGTCCCTGCGCGGCCACGGCGCCAGCGAGGGGCGGGAGCGGCTGAACAGCTTCGGCATCGTCGATTACATCGAGGATGTTCTGGCCGCCGCGGACGCCTGCTCCGCCCCGCCGGTGCTGATCGGCCATTCCATGGGCGGCATGGTGGTCCAGCGGACGCTGATCCGCCGTCGCTTCCCCGGAGCGGTCCTGATGGCTTCCGCGCCGCCGCACGGCCTGCTGGAATCGACGATGCGCCTGGCCTGGAGCGACCCCTACGTGTTCCAGCAGATGGGCATGCTGATGACCTTCTCCAACGGCATCGAACCGGAGGCGGTGCGCCGCGCCATGTTCTCCGATCGGGTGCCGCTGGAGTTGGCCAAGCGCTATGAACCGTTGATGCAGGAGGAATCGCAGCGCGTGCTTCTGGACATCGGCGGCTGGATTCCCTTCCCGCTCCTGCCGGCCCGCGGCGTTCCCGTGGCCGTGCTGGGCGCCGAGGAGGATCGGCTGATCCCCAAGGACCAGGTCGAGGCCACCGCCCGCGCCTTCCGGACGGAACCGATTTTCTACCCCGCGATGGGGCACTGCATGATGCTCGAACCCGGCTGGGAATCGGTTGCCCATGACATCGTGGACTGGGTGGAGACGGCGGTGCTGAAGACGCAGGCGCCGAAGACGACGGAACCACAGAGAAGGGCTCCCGATACGGGCGTCCGCGCCGCGGCCGACTGA
- a CDS encoding methyl-accepting chemotaxis protein, whose protein sequence is MFDNVSIRSKLWGLVALASIASAAIVGAGLWLNYQRMHADRVQSLRFMVEAAHSMAAAYEAEAAAGQITQEEAQARFKRSLLGMRYGGQEYLFAITLDGFGFAHPSPKLMGQDVSGVKDTTGAPILMDMARIAKASGEGTYGYFWNVAPNSNETAAKLSYIKTFQPWGIYIGTGVFIDDIRGAFLSTLWTVLAVAGLLAVPAVCLIALVGVRLSATIRSLSVRMHALADGDLSVAFPEATRRDEIGAMASAARVFLSNAEEKKRLKADQAATLRRSEEDKRRTLAGLAERFERSVGEVMKSVSHETEAMEREAQEMTRAAGQTDRLAGAVASATEQTSANVQTVAVATEQLSGSVGEISRRVADASRIARDAATASERATGKVTGLAEAVGRIGTVVSLINDIAAQTNLLALNATIEAARAGEAGKGFAVVAGEVKSLASQTARATEEIAAQVAGVQSATGEAVAEIGGVARVIEQVNGIATIIASAVEEQGAATQAISRNVQQAADVTRDVARDISGVTAAAGQCGKMAYAVLEASRQLAQQSETLNGEIGGFLKTLRTQ, encoded by the coding sequence ATGTTCGATAATGTGTCCATCCGCTCGAAGCTTTGGGGGTTGGTGGCTCTGGCGAGCATCGCGTCGGCGGCCATTGTCGGTGCCGGCCTCTGGCTGAATTACCAGCGCATGCACGCCGACCGCGTCCAGTCGCTCCGCTTCATGGTCGAAGCCGCCCACAGCATGGCCGCCGCTTACGAGGCGGAGGCCGCCGCCGGACAGATCACGCAGGAGGAGGCGCAGGCCCGCTTCAAACGGTCGCTTCTCGGCATGCGCTACGGCGGGCAAGAGTATCTGTTCGCGATCACGCTGGACGGCTTCGGTTTCGCCCATCCCAGCCCGAAGCTGATGGGGCAGGACGTGTCCGGCGTGAAGGACACCACGGGCGCGCCGATCCTGATGGACATGGCGCGCATCGCCAAGGCCTCGGGGGAGGGCACCTACGGCTATTTCTGGAACGTCGCCCCGAACAGCAACGAGACGGCGGCGAAGCTGTCCTACATCAAGACCTTCCAGCCCTGGGGCATCTACATCGGGACGGGCGTCTTCATCGACGACATCCGCGGCGCCTTCCTGAGCACGCTGTGGACGGTTCTGGCGGTGGCCGGCCTTCTGGCGGTGCCGGCGGTCTGCCTGATCGCGCTGGTCGGGGTGCGGCTCAGCGCCACCATCCGCAGCCTCAGCGTCCGCATGCACGCTTTGGCGGACGGCGACCTTTCCGTTGCCTTTCCCGAGGCGACCCGCCGCGACGAGATCGGCGCCATGGCCAGCGCCGCCCGCGTGTTCCTGAGCAACGCCGAGGAGAAGAAGCGTCTGAAGGCCGATCAGGCCGCCACGCTGCGCCGCTCGGAGGAGGACAAGCGCCGTACCCTCGCCGGTCTCGCCGAACGCTTCGAGCGGAGCGTCGGCGAGGTGATGAAGTCGGTGTCGCACGAAACCGAGGCGATGGAGCGCGAAGCCCAGGAGATGACCCGCGCCGCCGGGCAGACCGACCGGCTGGCCGGTGCCGTGGCGTCGGCGACGGAGCAGACCTCGGCCAACGTGCAGACGGTCGCGGTGGCGACGGAGCAGCTCTCCGGGTCGGTGGGGGAGATCAGCCGCCGGGTCGCCGACGCCTCGCGCATCGCGCGGGACGCCGCCACCGCGTCGGAGCGCGCCACCGGCAAGGTGACCGGGCTGGCCGAGGCGGTCGGGCGGATCGGCACCGTGGTCAGCCTGATCAACGACATCGCGGCGCAGACCAACCTTCTGGCGCTCAACGCGACCATCGAGGCGGCCCGCGCTGGCGAGGCCGGCAAGGGCTTCGCGGTGGTCGCGGGCGAGGTGAAGAGCCTCGCCAGCCAGACCGCCCGCGCCACCGAGGAGATCGCCGCCCAGGTCGCCGGCGTCCAGTCCGCGACCGGCGAGGCGGTGGCCGAGATCGGCGGGGTGGCGCGGGTGATCGAGCAGGTGAACGGCATCGCCACGATCATCGCGTCGGCGGTGGAGGAGCAGGGGGCGGCCACCCAGGCGATCAGCCGCAACGTCCAGCAGGCCGCCGACGTGACGCGCGACGTGGCGCGCGACATCTCAGGCGTCACCGCCGCCGCCGGGCAGTGCGGGAAGATGGCCTATGCCGTGCTGGAGGCGTCCCGGCAACTGGCCCAGCAGTCGGAAACCCTGAACGGCGAGATCGGCGGCTTCCTGAAGACCCTGCGCACGCAGTGA